In one Cervus elaphus chromosome 9, mCerEla1.1, whole genome shotgun sequence genomic region, the following are encoded:
- the LOC122700757 gene encoding olfactory receptor 2C3 has protein sequence MEIANVSFPEGFILLGFSERPSLEPILFIFVLGLYVVSVLGNGIIIVVSCMDVHLHTPMYFFLVNLSFLDISFTTSIVPQLLVNLWGPQKTISYGGCVIQFYISHWLGATECVLLAVMSYDRYAAICRPLHYTVIMHPKLCCSLAFASWLGGLTTSMVGSTLTMLLPVCGNNRIDHFFCEMPLIMQLACVDTSFNEVEMYVASFIFVVLPLGLILVSYSRIAWAVLKIRSAEGWRKAFNTCSSHVAVVALFYGSIIFMYLQPAKRNSHEQGKLVALFYTVVTPMLNPLIYTLRNKTVKKALRHIVLENCGFGGTRGNI, from the coding sequence ATGGAAATAGCCAATGTAAGTTTTCCAGAAGGTTTTATACTGCTGGGCTTCTCCGAAAGACCCTCTCTAGAACCCATCCTTTTTATCTTTGTCTTGGGGCTTTATGTGGTGTCTGTCTTGGGTAATGGCATCATCATTGTGGTGTCCTGCATGGATGTGCATCTCCACACTCCTATGTACTTCTTTCTTGTCAACCTTTCCTTCCTGGACATTAGCTTCACCACAAGCATCGTCCCACAGCTCCTGGTCAATCTCTGGGGACCACAGAAAACCATCAGCTATGGAGGGTGTGTGATCCAGTTCTATATCTCCCACTGGTTGGGGGCAACTGAATGTGTCCTTCTGGCTGTCATGTCCTACGATCGCTATGCTGCCATCTGCAGGCCACTCCACTACACCGTCATCATGCATCCAAAGCTTTGCTGCAGCCTGGCTTTTGCCTCATGGCTTGGGGGTCTGACCACCAGCATGGTGGGTTCCACACTCACCATGCTCCTGCCTGTCTGTGGGAACAATCGCATTGACCACTTTTTCTGTGAGATGCCCCTCATTATGCAACTGGCTTGTGTGGATACCAGCTTCAATGAAGTAGAGATGTACGTGGCCAGCTTTATCTTTGTTGTCTTGCCTCTGGGTCTCATCCTGGTCTCATACAGCCGTATTGCCTGGGCTGTGTTGAAGATCAGGTCAGCAGAAGGGTGGAGAAAGGCATTCAATACCTGCTCGTCCCATGTGGCAGTGGTGGCTCTGTTTTACGGGAGCATCATTTTCATGTATCTCCAGCCTGCCAAGAGAAACTCTCATGAGCAAGGTAAGCTTGTAGCCCTTTTCTACACGGTGGTCACCCCAATGCTGAACCCCCTGATTTACACACTAAGGAACAAGACTGTGAAGAAGGCACTGAGGCACATTGTATTAgagaactgtggttttggagggACACGAGGTAATATTTAG